The Achromobacter spanius genome includes the window GCAGAACAAGGTGCTGGCGGCCTTGTTCAAGGAATGGGAGCTTGATCGCCCGGACGTCCTGGCGCATGACTTTGGCGGAGCCACCGCGTTGCGTGCCTACTATCTGGACGGCTTGCGCTACGGCTCCTTGACGATCTTTGACGCCGTGGCGCTGGCCCCGTGGGGCTCGCCTTTCGTGCAGCACGTGCGCAAGCACGAAGGCGCGTTCGCGGGAATGCCCGACTATATGCATCGCGCGCTGCTGCACGCATATCTACAGACGGCGGCCAGCCAACCGCTCTCGGATGAAGCGCTGGATGTGTATAGCCGGCCGTGGCTGGGCGAGATCGGCCAACCCGCCTTTTACCGGCAAATTGCGCAGATGGATCAGAAGTACACCGACGAGGTCCAGGGCATGTATGGGCGGATGGACTGCCCCGTGCAGGTGCTATGGGGCGAGAACGACAACTGGATTCCGCACGCGAAAGGCGAAGCCTTGGCGGCGCTGATTTCGGGCGCGCCGTGTATGCCGATTGCGCATGCCGGCCATCTTGTTCAGGAAGATCGGCCCGAAGCGATTGTGGCGGCGGTGCTGAAGCAGATTGCGGGGACTTGAGCACCGCTCGTCACGCGTTCACAGAGGGTAGGCCGCCACATAACGTCGCGGCGTGTGAGCGTCAATCGACGATGCGGCCCGGGTTCAACGTGTCGTTGGGATCCAGCGCGCGCTTCAACCGCTTGAGCAGCGCGATTTCACCGTCGCTGCGCGTGTAGCCCAAGAATGGCTTCTTCAGGAAACCGATGCCGTGTTCGGCGCTGATCGTGCCTTGCCGGCCACGCAATGCGCTGTACACAATCTCTTCCACGCCCAGCCATTCGCTTTGCGCGTGGGGGCCGGTCAGGATGTGGATGTTGTTGTCGCCCAGATGCCCCATGAACAAATGCGTCGCGTCGGGGTATTTCTGTTTCAGCGTGGCCTCGACTTCGGCCACATACGTCGGCATTTCAGCCCAAGGCAGGCCGCAGTCGAAGTTCACCGTGGGTTTCAACGCGGTCAGCAACTCAGGGATGCACTCCCGCAAGCGCCAGAACTTCTGGGCGTCCGACAGGCTGGACGCCACCGCGCAGTCACTGATCAACTCCGCTTCCAGCGCGCCCTCCAGCGCGTTCTCCAGGGCTGCCTGGGGGGCCATGCCAGCCAGGCCGCTGGCCTGGATCAGTACGCTCCAGGGCGCGTTGCCCGGCAATGGCAAGGGCACGCCCGCCAGCTCGCTGGCACGTTGCAGGAACTGCGCCGACATGAATTCATAAGCGCTCAGTTGCGGGCCCAGGGTTTTTTTAAGATGGCGCAGCAGCAAGGCCATGGATTGCGTGTCCGGCACCTGCACCAGCGCCGTGGCGGGCGCGCCGGGATCGGGCTGCAAGCGCAAGGTCAGGCGGGTGATCACGCCCAGCGTGCCTTCGGACCCGATGAACAGAAACCGCAAATCCAGGCCAGCGCTGTTCTTGACCAGGCGCGTCAACGATGTCACCACAGACCCATCGGGCATGACCGCTTCCAGCCCCAGCACCGAGTCGCGCATGGTGCCGTAGCGCACCACCTGCGTGCCGCCGGCATTCGTGGCGGCATTGCCGCCAACCTGGCAACTGCCGCGCGCGCCCATGTCCACCGGGAAGAACCAACCGGCTTCAAGCGCGGCTTCCTGCACCTGTTGCAAGGTTGCGCCCGCCTGCACCTGCATGACGCCTTCGACCGCATCGATGGATTCGATGCGGTTCATGCGTTCCATATTGATGACCACATCGCCGTCGGCGGGCACCGCGCCACCCGCCAGCCCGGTCAAGCCGCCCTGGATGGTGATCTTGCGGCCATGCCGATCCGCATCGCGTACCAGGGCCGCCACCTCGTCGGTGGTAGTAGGCCGGTGCACGACGCTGGGCACGCCCCGCGTCAGGCCGCTCCAGTCGTGCAGGTATCGCTCATCCACAGGCCGTTCATCTCCATTCATGCCGCTTGCTCCACCTTGGGGGCGGGCGTTGCGCCGCTTGAGCCCATCGTCGAGGCGGCTTCCGGTCCACCCATGCGTTCAATCAACGCGGCCTGGTCGGCCTTGGCCTGCCGGTCCACCTCTTCCGGATTGCAGATCGCGTACAGCGCGGCCTTCATTCCCGCCAGCACGGCGGCATAAGCGGGTTCGCCTGCCAGGTCGTGCAGTTCGCCGGGGTCCGACTCCAGGTTGAACAGTTCCGGCTGACAGCGCACGTAGTGGTGATACTTCCAAGGCCCCTTGCGCAGCATGAAACCCGCGGTGTTGCTGCCGGCCGCATGATATTCGCTGAGGATGGCGCGGTCGTCGTCGACGGGTTGCCGCGCAATATCGAATAGCGATTGCCCCGCCCGCGTGCCCATGTGCGGCGTCGGGTCCACACCTACTGCCTGCAAGATCGTCGGATACAGGTCCAGCAGGTCCACCGCGGTATCGCAGACGGAAGGCGAGACGTCGGGGCCGGCCAGGATCATCGGGATGCCGACGCTTTCCTGGTAGAGCGTGGATTTTCCCCATAGCCCACGGGCGCCCACGTTGTCGCCGTGGTCCGACGTATAGACCACGTGCGTGGAATCAGCCAGGCCGAGCGCGCCCAGTGCGTCCACGATGCGGCCCACGTTGCTGTCCAGAAAGCTGCATAGCCCGTAGTACGCCAGGAACGCATTGACGCGCTCGTCTTCGCTTTCGAAGGTGTCTTCGCTGCGCTCGAATTCCGCGTAGGCCTGCACCCAGGGATGGCGTTCGTAGCCGTCTTTGGGATGCAGCTTGGCGTCGGGGATCTGCCGGGCGTCGTACAGGTCAAAGAACTCCCGAGGCGCGATCAGCGGGAAGTGCGGCGCCACCAGGCCCACGTACAACACGAATGGTTCACCGCGATCGGCCGCCGCGCGCAGCCACTCCAGGGTGCGGTCGGTAACGGACCTGTCATAGGACGTATAAGGCGATTCGCCCATGCCGATGCGATCGCCCAACATGCGCTTGCGTCCTGCCACCGGCAAGTAAGGGTCCCGGATGGATGCCCACACCATGCCGTGCCCGCCCACCACGTGCATGGGGATATGTTCCGCATCGAAGCCGACCGGGTCTTCTTCATTGCGATAGTGCAGCTTGCCGATGCTTTCAACGTTGATGCCCTGCTGCTGCAACACATGGCCCCAGCCTTGCGGATCACCCACGTACGGCATGGCGTTATCCCAATGCCGGGTCTGGTGCACGCGATAGCCGGTGGCGAACGCCGCGCGCGCCGGCACGCAGATCGGGCTGGGCGTGTAGGCGTTCGGAAAGCGTGCGCCACGCGCGGCAAGCGCGTCCAGGTTTGGCGTCTTGATGAACGGATGTCCGGAACAACCCATGAACGCGGGATTGTGTTCATCGGACATGATGACGACGATGTTTTTGCCTTTCATAGTGCTTCCTGGATATAGCCAGGCCACGCGCGCGGCGCGTCAGGCCTCGGGGGTGTAGCCGCTGTCCTTGACGACCCGGGCCCAGAACGCATCTTCGCGTTCCATCTGTCGTTTCAAGGCGGCGGGCGCGGTGACTTTGGGGTCGAAGAATTGCTGCTGCATGACTTTTGCAAACGCAGGCGAACGCACGGCATCGGCCACGGCCCCCGCCAATGCCTGTGCCTGGTCGGCGGGCAAGCTCTTGTTGCCGATCAGCGTGAAGTACTCGGCCACCGTCAGCGACGGATAGCCCGCTGTGGCGAACGTGGGCACGTCGGGCAGCGCGGACGACGGCGCCGAACCGGTCATGGCCAGGATGCGGATCTTGCCGGCCTTGTGCATGGGAATCAGGTTGGGCAGCGTGGTGATCAGCGCGGGCAGGACGCCGCCCACGGTGTCCGTCAGCGCCAGTGAACCGCCCTTGTATGGAATCGGCGTCAAGGGAACCTTGCTGGCGTTCGCCAGCATGACGCCCAGGAAGTGCATGACGGTGCCCGCGCCGGGCGTGCCGTAGACCGCCATGCGCGGGTCCTTTTGCGCCAGCGCCAGGAACTCTTGCAACGTTTTCGCCGGGCTGTCGGCGCCCACCGCGAATCCAAAATCAAACTGGCTGGCGGTGCCCAGCGGCGTAAAGTCCGCGGGGGTGTAGCGCAGGTCTTTGTATAGATGCGGATACAGCGTCAGGTTCGTGGAGGGGGTGAACAGCACGGCATTGCCCGTGCCATTGCCATTGCCGCCCGCCGCCAGCAACGAGTCGACCGCGATGCGGCCTCCCGCGCCGGCCTTGTTTTCAACGATGAGGGTGTAGCCCGATGCCCGCATGCCTTCGGCCAGCGCACGGGCCACCAGGTCGGCCGCGCCGCCCGGGGCAAAACCCACCAGCATGCGTAAGGGGGGCTGGCCTGTAGCTGCCTGATCGGCAGCGCGCTACAGCACACGGCGGCGCCCATGGCGCCCAGGAACTGTCTGCGTCGTACGTGCATGCTTGTCTCCGTATCGGCGCTTTTGATGCGCCATTTTTGGAGTAGCGTACGGCTGCGTCAGACCTGAAGACAAATATTATTTATCTGTGTTTTATATAAGTTTTTTCTTATGCCAGTTTTCCGCGCAGCACCTTGCGTGCGACCAGCGTGCGCAAGACGGTTTCCAGCGCGTGTTCCATGGCCAGCGTCGTGCTGTCTGGCGCGCCTTCGGCCACGCGCACAATGGATTGCATACGCGCAATGGGCGGTCGGACCAGGCGCCGTTCCCCCATGGCCTTGTTGCCACGCGCCAGTTCCAGGCCAGCGCTGTCGGGCAGGATCGCAAACGCCACGCCGTCGCGCACCAAGGCAAAATTCAGTTCGGGGTCGTTGATCTCGTACTTCACGTTCAGCGGGCAATCCAGATCCAGCGCCGTGCGTTCGATCAGGCGGCGCAAATCGTGGTCACGGTCAGGCGCCACCAGCGGACGCGACCCGATCGCGGAAAACGCCATCGTCTTTCCCGGCCGATCGAATAGCGATTCCAGTCCGAACAACGAAAACTGTTCTTCATAGACCGGCTTGCAATACAGCCCCGGCAATTCGAAGGCGTTGGGCATGAGCGCCACGTCCAGTTGCCGCGTTTGCAGCGCCACGCGCACTTCGCTGGACAAGGCCGACGACAACAACAGCCGGACGTCGGGGTAGTTCTGTTCGACGTACCGCACGAGCGGCGCGGCAAGCACCTGGGCCAAGGACCGGGCCAGGCATACCCGAACCGGCCCGCGTGGCTTGCCCGTGGGGGCCAGCACGTCGGTCTTCAGCGATTCCAATTGCTCCAGAATCGACGTGGCGCGTTGCTGCAGGCGCTTGCCTTCGGCGGTAAGTGTCACGCCCTTGGCATGCCGTTCAAACAAGGCCACGCCCAACTCGGCTTCCAACGCCGCCACGTGCTGGCTAAGCGCGGGCTGCGCGATGCGCAACGCGGCCGAGGCCAGCGACAAGCTGCCGCTGCGGGCGATTTCCAGAAAATAGCGGAGCTGGCGTGGGGTCATGCGCTATTTTGCCTTACCCATCGACAGCGGCACCCCCCAGATCGGATCTTCCATGCCTTGCTTGCCCAGCGGCGTGATCTGCATGGGTTGTAGCGTGGACAGCAACTGCCGGTGCGCGTCGCTCAAGCTGTGGCGCTGCGCGATGAGCTTCTGCGTGAAATCCATTGGTGCCGGGCGCGTGTAGACCGTGAAGTCTTCTAGCGGGCATTCGATCATCTTGGGGTCGACCGCGCGGCAGCCCGATTGCTTGTACTTGTAGCTGGGCGTCTTCATGTGCATGCGCTGGCTCAGCACCAGTTGGCCGCCCTTGAGGGTAAAGCTGGCCAAGGCCAGCTTCGGCGGCACGCGCGACTGCACTTTGATGGCGGGGATATCGCGCGAATCCGTTTGCTCGTAGTAGCCGGCGCGGGATCCCTGCGTGGTTTCGGTGTATTGCTCTTCGCCCCAACTGACGCAGTTGCCCGATGCCCGGTGCACGGCCGTGCACACCGTGCGCGTCTTGAGCTGGGTGCCGGTGGTGCCTTCGTGCCAGTTGGTTTCCTTGTAGAACTCGCGATAAAGCTCCGGCGATAGATAGGTGGTGCCGTTGGCGCCCCGGCCCGAGCCCACCGGACCGGGGCGCGCGCCCACCTGGTCCAGCAAGGCATTCAGCTTGTAGTCGTCGCCACCGGTCAGCAGGTATTTGCCGGGCGGCAGGATATGCACTTCAAAGGCCTTGAACAGGTAGGTGGCCTGCTTGTCCCGTTGCAGGGAATTGTTCTGGAACTTGCGGCCAAAGGTGATCTTCGGCTGCTGTTCGTGCATCCAGACTGTGTTGCCGGTCCACTTGGTCATCGACTCCGCGTCGTTCAAGCTGGCGTGCGGCATCACGTCGGCCACCAGCACCACGGCCATGTCGGCCTTCAGGGCCTCGCCGATCAGGTCCAGCAGTTGCGCGTAGCGCGGGTCGTCCATGCTGCCTTCGCCGTTGTAATCCGGCACGTGCACGCAGCCCGACAAGGCCAGGGCAAGCGTCAGGGCGGAAAGGGCAACGCGCGGTCGCGGCAGCGTCATGGGATCGGTCCTTTGAAGGGGCTGAGTCGGGTGAGTGACCGCGCATGCTACTGAATTGGGATGGCGCTGCAATACCCGGATGGTGGCCTGAAACATGGCGCAGGCCGGGTGGGCGCGAACCCCCGGGCGGGCGGTGCTTGCCTGCGCGGGCGGTTCGTGGCGGGAATCCTGAAATGGCGAGGGTTGCGGCCCTGTTGGGGGCTCGGATTGCCAGCTGGACCCAGGTCAAGCCGAATGGCGGGTTTGGAAATTTATTGTTGCCATTGTTTCGGCCTGGGCCTTTGCCGCCGTCCTTTGTGGTCGTCCTTGTGGCCGTCCTTTGTGGCCGTCCTTTGTGGCCGTCCTTTACGCCTTGGCCTGTATGCGGCCTGGACCCGTGTCTGCGCGAAAAACCCGTTCGTCCGCGCGTAGGGATGCTATTGCGCGGTGATCTTTGCCGACTCGATCAGCGCCCGCCAACGTTGCACTTCGCTGTTCCAGAAGGGCGCGAATTCCGCCGGCCCGCGCGCATCGACGCTAAAGCCTAGCGAGCGCGTTTTCTCCGCGACCTCGGGCCGCGCCATGATGCTGACGAGCTCTTTGCCCAGGCGTTGGACGATGGCGTCCGGGGTTGCAGCGGGCAGCATGACGGCGGTCCATTGTTCGACGTTCAGCTTCGGCATGCCTGCCTCGGCGGAAGTCGGCACATTCGGCACTTGCGGGTTGCGCGCCGCGCTGGCAATGGCAATGGCGCGCAGCTTGCCCGACTGGACGTAGGGCAGGGACTCGGCGTAGTTGCTGAAGATCACATCAAGCTGCCCGCCCATCAGGTCCGTCAATGACGGCGCGCCGCCGGCATAGGGGATGTGCAGGATGTTGGTGCCATTGATCTGGTTGAACAAGGCCAGGGACAAATGCGATGGCGTGCCCACGCCGCTGGACCCGGCATTCAATGCCTTGCCCTTCGCCGCCTTGGCCAGGTCGTCCAGCGTGCGGATGGTGCTGTTGGCCGGCACCACGACCAGGATCGGTGTCGAGGCCAATAGCGCGACGGGCTTCAGGTCTTTGGTGATGTCGAAGCGGCTTCGGTCGCGCAGCAAGGTGGCGTTCACCGAGTGCGTCATGGTGATGGCCAGCAGCGTATTGCCATCGGGCGCCGCGCGCGACACCTGTTCGGCGCCGATCATCGCGCCCGCGCCCGGGCGGTTTTCCACCACCACGGTCACGCCCAGGCGCTCGCCGAGTTGTTGGCCCACCAGGCGAGCCATGACGTCCGTCAATCCGCCCGGCGGGAAGGGCACGACGTATTTCAACACGCTGCCTTTGGCGGGGTAGTCGGCGGCGGGTGCTTGTGATTGTGCTTGTACCCCGGCGGCGGGGGCGATGGCGGCAAGCGCTAAGGCCGAAGCCAGCAACATTCTTCTGGTAATCATGTGGTCTCCTCTCCGTGTATTTTTTTATGGTGTTGCAAGGTCGGTGTTGCCAATGCGGTGTTGCGAAATCAGGCCAGCGCCGCCAGCACCTTATCGGCAACCAGGCTGCTTACCCGTTGGTTGGATTCGGTGGTCAAGCCTGCTGTGTGGGGCGTGAGGATCAGGTTTGGGCACCCCTGGAAATGCGGCGCCGGGGCAAGCGGCTCGACGTCGAAGACGTCCAGGGCGGCGCCGCCAAGCTGTCCGCCGCGCAGGGCGCTGGCCACGGCGGCCTCGTCAACAATGCCGCCACGCGCGGTGTTGATGAGGATGGCGCCCGGCCGCATGGCTTGAATGCGTGTGGCATTGAGCAAATTGCGCGTCGATTCCAATAGCGGCATGTGCAAGCTGAGCACGTCCGCCTGCGCCAGCACATTGTCCAGGCTGGCGGGGGCTGCGCCCAGCTTCGCGAACAGCGGGTCGCCATGCGCCAGTGCCGGGTCAAACGCGACCACCGACATGCCGAGCGCCTTGGCCAGCCGCGCGGTTAGTTGTCCGATCGATCCAAAGCCCAGCAAGCCCAGGGTCTTGCCCGAGATCTCGCGGCCTTTGGACAGCGCATCGCGCGGCCATTCGCCCGCCGCGACCGCCGCCGAGGATGCATAAGAGCCGCGCAGCAGCACCATCGCGGTCGCGATCACGTATTCGGCAACGCTGTTGGCGTTTGCGCCGGTGGCGGGAAACACCTGTATGCCTTGTTGTTCGCAGCCCGCCAGGTCGATGTTGTCCAGGCCGACACCCAGCCGTCCCACCACCTTGCACCGCTTGAGCGACGCCAGCAGTTCGCCGCGCACCTGCGTGCGGTTGCGCACAATCAGTGCGTCGCAAGTGGTCGCCAGTTCACACAGGCGCGGCAGGTCGTCGACCAGCTTCGGGTTGTAGGTGACGTCTGCTTTTTCCCGTAGCCGGTCGACCGCGGGTGCGTCCATGAATTCAGTCACGACGATGTTCAAAAACTCCTCCTTCCGACGGCACTGGCCGCTTGCTGTGATCCGGCCCATGCACGATGCCAAGATCCATACTAAGAAGGCGAGAGATTTATCAAAAGCTAATTTTTTTACATCTGAGCATCGGTAAATGCGATGCTCGTGGGATGACAAACACGACGGCTATTTCGCCAGCGGAGAAGATTCCCCGAATTCCCGGAAGCAGTTCACCAGCACCTGCGTGGTCCGGCTGTCGTTGTTGGCGTGGCGCACGGCCAGGCACACGGTGCGGTACAAGCCCGGCAGGTCAATGAACTTCAACGCGCCGTCGCTGCGCGCGGGGCCTTTCAGCACGGGCAGGACGGTGACGCCGATGTCATGGCGCACGATGGACAACACAGCGTCATGCGAGTCCAGCTCCATCGCGGGCCGGACCGAGACGCCGCTGTCCTGGATGAACGAATCGATCTGCTTGCCAATCCAGGTGGTTTTGTCGAACGCGATATAGGGATATTCCTCCAACGCGGCTTTGACGTTGGTGAAATTGCGCTTGGCGCTCATGACCAGCGCCAAGGGTTCGGTATACAGCTCGTGAAAGCACAGCGTCGTGGAGAAATGCGGTGGCGGCATCGAAATCACCGCCGCATCCAGCAAGCCCGCTTCCACCTGCAACGCAAGATCCGGCGACCGTTTCGCGGTAATGCGCAATTCCAGGGAGGGATGTTCGGCCCCCAGCCGCTTGAGCACATCCGGCAAGCCCCCACTCAATGTGCTGGTGATGATGCCCAGCGCCAGCCTGCCCTTGAGACGGCTGGAATTGCCCAGCGACGCCATCTCGCTTTCCAGGTCCAGGACCCGTCGGGCAAGCGGCAGGAGCTGATGCGCGCGATCGTTCAACAGGATGGAGCGGCCGGTGCGTACGAATAGCTCGACACCCAGTTCTTCTTCCAGGTTCCGAAGCTGAACGCTGACGGCCGCGGGCGACAAATGCACGGCCTGCGCGGCGGCGGTCACGGTGCCGAATTGGTGTAGCGCCAGGAAAGCGCGCAGGGAGCGGCTTTGCATGAGTAGGGTGGGGCTGTGGGGTGGCGGCTACGTTAACACGCGGGCTGCGAGGTGAAGAGCTGATTGGATGCTGCACATTAGTTTCAGTGAAAGTGCGCCTTTCAACAAATGTTGAAAGGCGTGGATTCAGTGAAAAAAGCAGCGGCTCATGCAAGTCATGTTGTAGATTCTTTCGTCTTGAAAGCGCTGAGCGCGAGGCTGCCCTGTGGGGCTGGCAACCTGAAACAGCAGCACGCAATCAACCCGCGCTGCCCGCTATCGCCCCGCCACACACGGTCGTGGATTTGCCGCTTCAGCCCGCGCGATCCCCGCCGTCAGGGCAAGGCAGGCAAAAATAGCCACCGCGTAATTGGCGGTCAGATGCTCCATCAACAGTCCGAAGACGGCGGCCCCGGCGGTCTGACCGATCGCAAGCGCCAGGAAGGCGATCGTCACGCCCGTGGCGGGCCGGTCGGGCAGCGCCTGGACGCCCCATAGCAGATAGACGCCGGTAAGCATGATGTAGGCCGCGCCAAACAGAAGGCCGCCGCCAAGGGTCAGGGCCGCCGAGGTGTCTGCGATGCCGATCATGAGAATGCCTGCTGCCATGGCCGCCAGGAATACGTGGTGGACGCGGTCCATGCCGAAGCGCGCAATCAGATGCCCTGCGCTCGCGCCCGCGATACCGGCTGCTCCAATGGCGATCCACAGCAGGCCCGCGCCCGCGCTGTTCCAGTCGAGCCGTAGCGCGACAAGCTGTGCCCCGAAGGACCAGATCGCGGTGCTGGCCGCGCCGGTCAGGAAGGCGGCGGCGATCAAACGCCGCAGCTCGCCGTTAAGGGACGGTAAGCCATGGGTATTGTTCGTGACTGTCTGGGAACCTCGCGGCAGGGTAAGCGCCGCCGCGAACGCCAGGCCGACCGCCGCGACCGCAAAGCCCGAGTAAGCCAGGCGCCATTGATCTCCCATCATCAGCGCCACGGGGCCGGACAGCACCACGCCCGCGCCTGTCCCGGCGTTGATGACGGTGTTGGTGGCGTTCTGCCGGTCCGGCTTGACCGCTGCCGTCACGGCCGCGGCCAAGGGGGGCGAGGCCAGTCCCGTGCTGGACCCAGCCAGCATCACCGCGCCCGCCAGCCAGGGTGCCGAGGGCGCGGCGGCGATGCCGGCCATGCCCGCCGCCGCGATCAGGGCCGCGACGATGGCGACAGCGCGGGGGCCGACGCGCTCGGTCAGATAGGCCGACAGCGCGATAGCGATGCAATAGCCCAGAAAAGCCCCGCCCGAGATCAAGCCGCTTAACGTTGACGACAAAGACAGTTCAGCGTCGACCTGCGGCAGGAACAAGCCGAAGGCGAAACGGGCAAAGCCGTAGCAGACGGCGATCAGCGCAAAGCCCGTTGCGCCCAGGGTAGCGGCGGGACTCAGCGCAAGACTCATTGCCGTGCCCGTTCAACCAGGGCGATGGCGGCCAAACGTGCGGCCTTCACGGATTTTGCGCCGCGATAGATGGCGGCGGCTGTCGCGCCCTCGAACAACACCAGGATCTGTTCGGCCAGCACCGGGTCGCTGCGGCCCCCGATTTCCGCCGAGACGACTTCCCGAATTTTTCGCCAGAACGCGGCCTTGTGCGCGGACACCGCATCGGCAATTTCCGGCGTGTCGCCACCGGTTTCCGCGTAGGCACGCAAGAACAGACAACCCAGGTTGTCCTCGGTTTTCATCCAGTTTTCCAGCGCCTTGAAGATCGCGTCGACGCTGCTTGCCGCTTGGATCTGCGCAAAGAACCGTTTGTCGCGCTCGGTGAGCACGGCGGCGATCAGCGCCGTTTTGCTGCCGACATGCTTGTAGAGCGTTCGGCTTGACATGCCGGCACCCTGGGTCAATTGGTCCATGCCGGTGGCCGTGAAGCCGTGTCGGTTGAAAAGCTGCTCCGCCGTGGAGATCAGTTGTGTCTTGGTATCCATGCGTCCAATGTAAAACGGTCGTTTTACACTGTCAATTCACGCGGCGGCCGCGCTTTTTTTGCTTGGCGCTGTCAGGCCTTGCGCGCCAGAGCCAGGCCCGCGTGCGGCGCGGACGCGAACAGGATTGAGCCGCTGGTCGATTCCGTGCAGAACAGCGTGCGTCTGTCTTCGCCGCCAAAGGCAAGATTGGTGG containing:
- a CDS encoding tripartite tricarboxylate transporter substrate-binding protein, encoding MLVGFAPGGAADLVARALAEGMRASGYTLIVENKAGAGGRIAVDSLLAAGGNGNGTGNAVLFTPSTNLTLYPHLYKDLRYTPADFTPLGTASQFDFGFAVGADSPAKTLQEFLALAQKDPRMAVYGTPGAGTVMHFLGVMLANASKVPLTPIPYKGGSLALTDTVGGVLPALITTLPNLIPMHKAGKIRILAMTGSAPSSALPDVPTFATAGYPSLTVAEYFTLIGNKSLPADQAQALAGAVADAVRSPAFAKVMQQQFFDPKVTAPAALKRQMEREDAFWARVVKDSGYTPEA
- a CDS encoding sulfatase-like hydrolase/transferase is translated as MKGKNIVVIMSDEHNPAFMGCSGHPFIKTPNLDALAARGARFPNAYTPSPICVPARAAFATGYRVHQTRHWDNAMPYVGDPQGWGHVLQQQGINVESIGKLHYRNEEDPVGFDAEHIPMHVVGGHGMVWASIRDPYLPVAGRKRMLGDRIGMGESPYTSYDRSVTDRTLEWLRAAADRGEPFVLYVGLVAPHFPLIAPREFFDLYDARQIPDAKLHPKDGYERHPWVQAYAEFERSEDTFESEDERVNAFLAYYGLCSFLDSNVGRIVDALGALGLADSTHVVYTSDHGDNVGARGLWGKSTLYQESVGIPMILAGPDVSPSVCDTAVDLLDLYPTILQAVGVDPTPHMGTRAGQSLFDIARQPVDDDRAILSEYHAAGSNTAGFMLRKGPWKYHHYVRCQPELFNLESDPGELHDLAGEPAYAAVLAGMKAALYAICNPEEVDRQAKADQAALIERMGGPEAASTMGSSGATPAPKVEQAA
- a CDS encoding Bug family tripartite tricarboxylate transporter substrate binding protein, translating into MITRRMLLASALALAAIAPAAGVQAQSQAPAADYPAKGSVLKYVVPFPPGGLTDVMARLVGQQLGERLGVTVVVENRPGAGAMIGAEQVSRAAPDGNTLLAITMTHSVNATLLRDRSRFDITKDLKPVALLASTPILVVVPANSTIRTLDDLAKAAKGKALNAGSSGVGTPSHLSLALFNQINGTNILHIPYAGGAPSLTDLMGGQLDVIFSNYAESLPYVQSGKLRAIAIASAARNPQVPNVPTSAEAGMPKLNVEQWTAVMLPAATPDAIVQRLGKELVSIMARPEVAEKTRSLGFSVDARGPAEFAPFWNSEVQRWRALIESAKITAQ
- a CDS encoding FAD-binding oxidoreductase, giving the protein MNGDERPVDERYLHDWSGLTRGVPSVVHRPTTTDEVAALVRDADRHGRKITIQGGLTGLAGGAVPADGDVVINMERMNRIESIDAVEGVMQVQAGATLQQVQEAALEAGWFFPVDMGARGSCQVGGNAATNAGGTQVVRYGTMRDSVLGLEAVMPDGSVVTSLTRLVKNSAGLDLRFLFIGSEGTLGVITRLTLRLQPDPGAPATALVQVPDTQSMALLLRHLKKTLGPQLSAYEFMSAQFLQRASELAGVPLPLPGNAPWSVLIQASGLAGMAPQAALENALEGALEAELISDCAVASSLSDAQKFWRLRECIPELLTALKPTVNFDCGLPWAEMPTYVAEVEATLKQKYPDATHLFMGHLGDNNIHILTGPHAQSEWLGVEEIVYSALRGRQGTISAEHGIGFLKKPFLGYTRSDGEIALLKRLKRALDPNDTLNPGRIVD
- a CDS encoding LysR family transcriptional regulator, which gives rise to MTPRQLRYFLEIARSGSLSLASAALRIAQPALSQHVAALEAELGVALFERHAKGVTLTAEGKRLQQRATSILEQLESLKTDVLAPTGKPRGPVRVCLARSLAQVLAAPLVRYVEQNYPDVRLLLSSALSSEVRVALQTRQLDVALMPNAFELPGLYCKPVYEEQFSLFGLESLFDRPGKTMAFSAIGSRPLVAPDRDHDLRRLIERTALDLDCPLNVKYEINDPELNFALVRDGVAFAILPDSAGLELARGNKAMGERRLVRPPIARMQSIVRVAEGAPDSTTLAMEHALETVLRTLVARKVLRGKLA
- a CDS encoding LysR family transcriptional regulator, which encodes MQSRSLRAFLALHQFGTVTAAAQAVHLSPAAVSVQLRNLEEELGVELFVRTGRSILLNDRAHQLLPLARRVLDLESEMASLGNSSRLKGRLALGIITSTLSGGLPDVLKRLGAEHPSLELRITAKRSPDLALQVEAGLLDAAVISMPPPHFSTTLCFHELYTEPLALVMSAKRNFTNVKAALEEYPYIAFDKTTWIGKQIDSFIQDSGVSVRPAMELDSHDAVLSIVRHDIGVTVLPVLKGPARSDGALKFIDLPGLYRTVCLAVRHANNDSRTTQVLVNCFREFGESSPLAK
- a CDS encoding hydroxyacid dehydrogenase translates to MGRITASGQCRRKEEFLNIVVTEFMDAPAVDRLREKADVTYNPKLVDDLPRLCELATTCDALIVRNRTQVRGELLASLKRCKVVGRLGVGLDNIDLAGCEQQGIQVFPATGANANSVAEYVIATAMVLLRGSYASSAAVAAGEWPRDALSKGREISGKTLGLLGFGSIGQLTARLAKALGMSVVAFDPALAHGDPLFAKLGAAPASLDNVLAQADVLSLHMPLLESTRNLLNATRIQAMRPGAILINTARGGIVDEAAVASALRGGQLGGAALDVFDVEPLAPAPHFQGCPNLILTPHTAGLTTESNQRVSSLVADKVLAALA
- a CDS encoding MFS transporter; its protein translation is MSLALSPAATLGATGFALIAVCYGFARFAFGLFLPQVDAELSLSSTLSGLISGGAFLGYCIAIALSAYLTERVGPRAVAIVAALIAAAGMAGIAAAPSAPWLAGAVMLAGSSTGLASPPLAAAVTAAVKPDRQNATNTVINAGTGAGVVLSGPVALMMGDQWRLAYSGFAVAAVGLAFAAALTLPRGSQTVTNNTHGLPSLNGELRRLIAAAFLTGAASTAIWSFGAQLVALRLDWNSAGAGLLWIAIGAAGIAGASAGHLIARFGMDRVHHVFLAAMAAGILMIGIADTSAALTLGGGLLFGAAYIMLTGVYLLWGVQALPDRPATGVTIAFLALAIGQTAGAAVFGLLMEHLTANYAVAIFACLALTAGIARAEAANPRPCVAGR
- a CDS encoding alpha/beta fold hydrolase, whose protein sequence is MKREITVLHLPNTSIIEGNAVRWGTCGEGPPLVAIHGTPFSSQVWRRIVPAFADRRTVYVFDLVGYGQSEMRDGQDVSLAVQNKVLAALFKEWELDRPDVLAHDFGGATALRAYYLDGLRYGSLTIFDAVALAPWGSPFVQHVRKHEGAFAGMPDYMHRALLHAYLQTAASQPLSDEALDVYSRPWLGEIGQPAFYRQIAQMDQKYTDEVQGMYGRMDCPVQVLWGENDNWIPHAKGEALAALISGAPCMPIAHAGHLVQEDRPEAIVAAVLKQIAGT